A single window of Flavobacterium sp. 140616W15 DNA harbors:
- the infC gene encoding translation initiation factor IF-3 — protein sequence MNNLIRVPEVRLVGENIEPGVYKIAEALRLADQFELDLVEISPNAEPPVCKIMDYKKFVYEQKKRDKVLKAKSTQVVVKEIRFGPQTDEHDYEFKRKNAEKFLKEGAKLKAFVFFKGRSIIYKDQGQILLLRLATDLEEYGKVEAMPVLEGKRMIMFIAPKKKK from the coding sequence ATAAACAATCTTATTCGTGTTCCTGAAGTACGCCTTGTAGGCGAAAACATTGAGCCAGGCGTTTATAAAATAGCCGAAGCTCTACGACTAGCTGATCAATTTGAATTGGATCTAGTTGAAATTTCGCCAAATGCAGAGCCACCGGTTTGTAAGATCATGGATTACAAGAAATTTGTTTACGAACAAAAGAAACGTGATAAAGTCCTGAAAGCAAAATCGACTCAAGTTGTAGTGAAAGAAATTCGCTTTGGTCCTCAGACTGATGAGCATGATTATGAGTTTAAGAGAAAGAACGCTGAAAAATTTCTTAAAGAAGGTGCTAAATTAAAAGCATTTGTATTCTTTAAAGGACGTTCTATCATCTACAAAGATCAAGGTCAGATTTTATTATTGAGACTAGCTACAGATCTTGAAGAATATGGTAAAGTAGAAGCTATGCCAGTTCTGGAAGGAAAGAGAATGATTATGTTCATTGCTCCGAAGAAGAAAAAGTAA
- the thrS gene encoding threonine--tRNA ligase, whose translation MIKITLPDGSVREYASGVTPMEVAKSISEGFARNVISASFNGTTIETETPLTTDGSLILYTWNDTEGKKAFWHSTSHVMAQALEELFPGIKLTLGPAISNGFYYDVDFGDQKITDADFKKIEDRVLEISRGKHEFKMRPVSKAEALELYKDNEYKTELISNLEDGTITFCDHATFTDLCRGGHIPNTGIIKAMKVMSVAGAYWRGDEKNKQLTRVYGTSFPKQKDLTEYLELLEEAKRRDHRKLGKELELFAFSQKVGQGLPLWLPKGAALRDRLEQFLKKAQKKAGYEQVVTPHIGQKELYVTSGHYAKYGADSFQPIHTPAEGEEFLLKPMNCPHHCEIYNVRPWSYKDLPKRYAEFGTVYRYEQSGELHGLTRVRGFTQDDAHIFCTPEQLDEEFKKVIDLVLYVFGSLGFENFTAQISLRDKENRDKYIGSDENWEKAENAIINAAADKGLNTVVEYGEAAFYGPKLDFMVKDALGRQWQLGTIQVDYNLPERFELTYKGADNELHRPVMIHRAPFGSMERFIAILLEHTAGNFPLWLMPEQAIILSLSEKYEIYAKKVLDLLENHEIRALIDNRSETIGKKIRDAEMQKLPFMLIVGEEEEKNGTISIRRHGQEGKGNITVTIEEFVAIVDEEIKKTLKVFTV comes from the coding sequence ATGATTAAGATTACTTTACCCGATGGGTCAGTTAGAGAGTATGCTTCTGGCGTAACTCCTATGGAGGTTGCGAAAAGCATTAGTGAAGGATTTGCCCGAAACGTGATTTCGGCTTCTTTTAATGGTACAACTATTGAAACCGAAACTCCACTGACGACCGATGGTAGTCTTATTTTATATACATGGAATGACACTGAAGGTAAAAAAGCCTTTTGGCATTCGACTTCACACGTAATGGCTCAAGCTCTTGAGGAGCTTTTTCCTGGAATTAAACTAACTCTAGGACCTGCTATCTCAAATGGTTTTTATTACGATGTTGATTTTGGTGACCAAAAAATAACTGATGCTGATTTCAAAAAGATTGAAGACCGCGTTCTTGAAATTTCAAGAGGTAAACATGAATTCAAAATGCGCCCTGTAAGCAAAGCTGAAGCTTTAGAACTATACAAGGACAATGAATACAAAACTGAATTAATCTCTAACCTTGAAGACGGAACCATCACTTTCTGCGATCATGCTACTTTTACTGACTTATGTCGTGGTGGCCATATTCCTAATACTGGAATCATCAAAGCGATGAAAGTAATGAGTGTTGCTGGTGCTTACTGGAGAGGTGATGAAAAAAACAAACAATTAACTCGTGTTTACGGAACTTCTTTCCCTAAACAAAAAGACTTAACTGAATATTTAGAACTTCTTGAAGAGGCAAAACGTCGTGATCACCGTAAGCTTGGGAAGGAACTTGAGTTATTTGCTTTCTCTCAAAAAGTTGGACAAGGTTTACCTTTATGGCTACCTAAAGGTGCTGCTTTACGTGATAGATTAGAACAGTTCTTGAAGAAAGCTCAGAAGAAAGCTGGTTACGAACAAGTGGTTACTCCTCATATTGGTCAAAAAGAGTTATACGTAACTTCTGGTCACTATGCTAAATATGGTGCTGATAGCTTTCAACCAATTCATACTCCTGCTGAAGGAGAAGAATTTTTATTGAAACCTATGAACTGCCCTCATCACTGTGAAATTTACAATGTGAGACCTTGGTCATACAAAGATCTACCTAAGCGTTATGCTGAATTTGGTACTGTTTATAGATATGAACAAAGTGGGGAATTACATGGTTTAACTCGTGTACGTGGCTTTACTCAAGATGATGCTCATATTTTTTGTACTCCTGAACAATTAGACGAGGAATTCAAAAAAGTAATCGACTTAGTACTTTACGTATTTGGTTCTTTAGGTTTTGAAAACTTTACTGCTCAAATTTCTTTGCGTGATAAAGAAAACAGAGACAAATATATCGGTAGTGATGAAAACTGGGAAAAAGCAGAAAATGCTATTATCAATGCAGCAGCTGACAAAGGCTTAAATACTGTGGTTGAATATGGTGAAGCCGCTTTTTACGGTCCAAAACTTGATTTCATGGTGAAAGATGCCTTGGGAAGACAATGGCAATTAGGAACTATCCAAGTTGACTATAACTTACCTGAGCGTTTTGAACTTACTTATAAAGGAGCTGACAATGAATTACATAGACCTGTAATGATTCACCGTGCTCCATTTGGTTCGATGGAACGCTTTATCGCAATTTTACTAGAACACACTGCAGGAAATTTCCCACTCTGGTTAATGCCAGAACAGGCTATAATCTTGTCTTTGAGCGAGAAATATGAAATATATGCTAAAAAAGTTTTAGATTTGCTAGAAAATCACGAAATTCGCGCCCTAATTGACAACAGAAGTGAGACCATAGGTAAGAAAATTAGAGATGCAGAAATGCAAAAATTACCGTTTATGCTGATTGTAGGTGAGGAAGAAGAGAAAAACGGTACTATTTCTATTCGCCGTCATGGTCAAGAAGGAAAAGGAAACATTACAGTTACAATTGAAGAATTTGTCGCAATTGTGGACGAAGAAATAAAAAAGACATTAAAAGTATTTACAGTTTAA
- the rplT gene encoding 50S ribosomal protein L20, translating into MPRSVNSVAKRARRKKIMKQAKGFFGRRKNVWTVAKNAVEKAMCYAYRDRKVNKRNFRALWIQRINAGARLEGMSYSQFMGKVKANGIELNRKVLADLAMNHPEAFKAVLNKVK; encoded by the coding sequence ATGCCAAGATCAGTAAATTCAGTTGCTAAAAGAGCAAGAAGAAAAAAGATAATGAAGCAAGCCAAAGGTTTCTTTGGTAGACGTAAAAACGTTTGGACAGTTGCTAAAAATGCGGTAGAGAAAGCAATGTGCTACGCTTACCGTGATAGAAAAGTGAATAAAAGAAATTTCCGTGCATTATGGATTCAACGTATCAACGCTGGAGCTAGATTGGAAGGAATGTCTTATTCACAATTCATGGGGAAAGTAAAAGCTAACGGAATCGAATTGAACCGTAAAGTTCTTGCAGATTTAGCAATGAATCACCCTGAAGCTTTCAAAGCAGTACTTAATAAAGTAAAATAA
- the rpmI gene encoding 50S ribosomal protein L35, producing MPKMKTKSSAKKRFKVTGSGKIKRKHAFKSHILTKKSKKRKLALTHSALVHSTDMKSIKQQLRII from the coding sequence ATGCCTAAAATGAAAACAAAATCTAGCGCCAAGAAACGTTTTAAAGTTACTGGTTCTGGAAAGATTAAAAGAAAGCATGCTTTTAAAAGTCACATCTTGACTAAAAAATCTAAAAAACGTAAATTAGCTTTGACACATTCAGCGTTAGTTCACTCAACAGATATGAAAAGCATCAAACAACAATTAAGAATTATCTAA